The window ACCGGGCCATCGGGGTGATCGAGTCCTCGACGGTGGTGTCCTACGTGTACCTGAATACGTTGTTCGTGACCGTGTACCACTGGCTCTGGCTCAGCCAGCAACCGACGCTGTTGGAAGCCGTCGGTGCCGTGATGGTGGCGATCGGTATCGCCACCCTGGTAATGGGTAGCCGTAACGCCAGGCCTGCTATGGCCTGAGCCTCAGCGACCCGCCGGGCCTCGGGGATTCACCGGGGTCCAGCGTTCCAACTGGCGTTCGAGGAATGCCGCAACGGCGAGCAGACGTTCCTCCTGCCAGTGTGGCCCGACCAGCTGGATACCGATCGGCAAACCGCTGTCCGGGTCATGGCCGGCACGGATGACCACCGCCGGCGAACCCGACAGGCTGAACGGGAACACATAGGCATAACGGTCGCGGTCGGCCAGCGATTCGCCATGGGCGAAGGCCACGTCCGGGTACACCGGGCAGATGAACAGGTCATGCTCACTGAAGAACTTCGCCAACTGATAGCGGAAGGTATCGATGGCAATCCAGTCGCGCTTGAGCTCATCCACGCTCAGCTCCACCTGTTCGCTGCGTCGAACCAGCTCGGCGGTGGCCGGCGTGGAGTTCTGCTTGCCCATCGCCTGGAACAGGCGCTGCCAGCTACGCCCGGCATCCGCCCCGGTGATGAATACCCGCCAGAGGATATCGCAAGCCTCATCGAGCATCGGTGGAACCGCCGGGCTCACGTCCGCCACCACCCCCTGCAGGCACGCCTCGACACGCTGCAGCACGTTTTTCACCGCACGGCTGGCCTGCGTCCGGCTGGACGCCCAGGACAGCGCCACCCGCAGCTCGTTCAAGGGCTTGCCTTCGGCGAACGGCACATCGACCGTATCCGGGTCCTGGCCGTCGGCCCCGCTGATCAACGGCCCGAGCAATGCCAGGTCGTCGACGTAGCGGCCCATCACGCCAAACGCCGAAGTCAGGTGGAACAGCCCGGAACGGTCGTTGGGAAACTGCCCGGTCAACGGCACCCGGCCCTGGGTCAGCTTGAGCCCGCAGATGCCGTTGAAGTGCGCCGGAATACGCACGCTGCCGCAGGCGTCCGAGGCCAGCCCGGCCGGTGAACAACCCGCGGCAATCGCAGCCGCCTCACCGCCGCTGCTGCCACCGGCCGAACGTCCGGCGTCGTAGGGATTGAGGGTGCGACCATAAAGCAGGTTCTCGGTCTCGAACGCCATGCACAGCTCGGGGACGTTGGTGATGCCGAGAATGATCGCGCCGGCCTCACGTAGCCGCGCGACCACCGTGGCGTCCCGCTCACTCGGCTCCCCCAGCAATTCCTCCAGGCCACGCGACATGCGAAAACCCCGCACATGGCAGACGTCCTTGATCGTCAGCGGCACGCCATGGAGCGGGCCCAGGAAAACGCCACGAGCCGCCAGTTCATCGGCTTCCCGCGCCTGGCGCCGCAATTCATCGATGGATTCGAGCTGAATCACGGCGTTGATCGCCTTGTTGCGCTCGGCCATGCGTTGCAGGTAGAACTCAAGCAGCTCGGTGCTGCTCAGCGCGCCACGGCGCAGCAGGCCCGCCATCTCGCGCAGGGTCAAGGTATCGGGGTTGAACATGCTCAAGCCTCTGCCTTGCTGCGCAGCAGCTTGTTGGGGATCTGGTACATGTTGCGCACCACCAGGGAGAAGGCCTTGACCCCCAGTTTGGGGCGCCGGGCGATGGCCTCCAGGGCCTCCTCGGTCATGGTCAGCACGTGACGCAGCGCCTCGGGCGTGATGTTCAGCGGCGGATAGAAACGCAGCACCGGACGCCGGGCCTTTTCATTCATCGAATGCCCGGCGTGAATACCGCGCTTGCCCAGTTCCATGCTCATCAGGGCCTCGTACACCGAGCCACGCAGGCGCAAGCCGGTCATCAGGCCGACGCCCGGCACGTCCTCGACGATGTCCGGATAACGTTCGGCCAGCCGTTGCAGGCCATGGCGCAACAGACCGCCGTTGACCCGCGAGCGCTCGACCAGGTCATGCTCCTCGATGTAGTCGATGGCCGCCAGCGCCGACGCGCAGGCCACGGGGTGGCCGCCTTGGGTGCGCTGGTCGGGCTCGATTTCGAGCAGTGGGAACTGCTGGCTCAGCCGCTGGCTGTACAGGGCGCAGGCAAACGAGGTGTAGCCGCCGGTCAGGCCCTTGGACAGGATCATGATGTCCGGTACCACCTCGTCGTACTGCACGGCAAACCATTTGCCGCAGCGACCGAAACCGGTCTGGATTTCGTCGGCCACCAGCAGGGTATCGGTGGCATCGCACAAGGCGCGAATGTTGGCCATGTAGCCCACCGGCGGTACCTGCAGGTGGGCCCCACCGAGAATCGGTTCGACATACACGGCGCACACCCCCTCGCCCACGGCCTTCTGCAGGGCGGCGAAGTCGCCATAGGGCACATAGGTCACCTGGTCGGCGTGAGTGCCATAGCTGCGATGGTGCTGTTGCTGGCCCAGGATGCTCATTGCCGCCAGCGTCTTGCCATGATAGGAATCGCCCATCACCACGATGCCGCGTCGGTTGCGTTGCACCTTGAGCACATAACGCAGGCTCTGCTCGATGGCCTCGGCGCCCGACACCATGTACTGCACATCACCCCACTCACCCGGCACCAGATCGCGCAGACGCTCGGACAACGCATGCTGCAGAGGGTGAACGCGCCCTTCCGGGACCCAGGCCAGGCGGTTGAGCTGGTTCTGTACCTGCTCGCGCACCAGCGGGTTGCGATGGCCAACGATGAACACGCCATAGCTGCAGGCGCAGTCGATGAAGCGCTTGCCCGCGTGGTCGGTGACATAGATGCCATCGGTGTGCTGCTCGACGCTGGTCTTGCCCAGACGATAGAGCTTGGCGGCCGAAGCACTCCAATGGCGCTGGCAATCGTCCAGCAGTTGCTCATGCGACAGAGTTGAGGACATGGCTGAGAGTCTCCTTGATGGTCTGGGCGGCACGCTGGATGGGTTCGGGACGGGCGGTGACCGGGCAACGCAGGATCAGCTCACGGCCGCGTGGCGCGGTGACGTAGACACCGCGTTCGTAGAGGATCTGGCACAACTCGGCCGGGCTCAGGTCGCCCGGCAGCGGCAGGCCGACCCAGCCGCCATGTGCCACGGCCCCCAGCGGGGCCAGCACCTGGGCCAACGACCGACCGTTGTCCAGGCACTGCCTGGCGCACTCATGCTGACGCACGTAGTCAAGCGCGGTCAGCGCCGCCACGCAGGCCATCGGATTGCCGGCCGTGGTACTGCCGTGTTTCGCCGGGCTGCTGCGACCGTAGACCTGGTAGGCCATCTCTTCGCTGCAGGTGTAGGTGCCAATGGGAATGGCCCCGCCACCCAGTGCCCCGCCCAGCACCACGATATCCGGGGTGTTCTGGTAGTGCTGAAAGCCGAACAGCTTGCCCAGGCTGCCCAGGCAGGTCTGCACGTCAACAGCGATGACCGGGGCCGATACCTTGCTGGCACGGGCCTGCAACTGATCGAGCAGCGCCTGTTCGATCAGGCGCAGGCGACCACTGTCATCGATCACCGTGCTGGTGTGGCAGACCGCGAAGCAGTCGGCCCAGTCCACCTGGTCCAGGTCGGCGACCTGACGGATCGCCACCTTCTTGAACCCCAGGAAGCTCTGGATCTCCTGGTAATCGGACGAGGCGCCGAGGCAACGTCCGTAACTCAACGAACCATAATCGCCCCCCTGGACGAAGACGATGGTGTTGCCCTTGGGCTTGAGGCCCTTGCACAACTTCAACGCGCCTTCGAACGCCTCATCCCCGGAACTGCACACGTAGGAGCTGACCAGCGGCGCAGGCAGCAGTCCGGCCAGGGTTCGGCACAGCCCGATCAGCGGCTCGGACATCAGCACGCGGTTGGACAGGCCCATGATGCCCGCCTGGCGGCTGACCGCCTCGATCACCTGGGGCACCTGGAAACCGAAACCGCCGCTCAGGTCGACGATCCTGCGGCCGGCGCCATCGGTGTAGGTCTCGTATTGGCCGGTGATGATCTGTTTGTCATTGTTTTTCATGGAGGGCTCTCAACGGTAGCTCAGGGCATTGAAGATGCGTCGACGGTCATCGACGATCGCTTCGCGGCCATGCATGACCCGGCGGTTGTCGATCATCACCATGTCGTGGTCACGCCAGCCGACCGGATAGGTTTCCTGGGCGGTCACGGCCGCGATTTCGGCCAGGAACTCCACCGGAATCGGCTGGCCGGACACGGTGTCGATGACCGGCGCTTCGTAGTTGAAGGACGGACCGAGGATGCTGTTGGCAAAAGCCGGGCGCTGGCTGAATTCGGAGACCAGGATCGCCGGCGTGCTGAAGGCGTAATGGATCGAGTCATCCGCCGGGTTGAAGTCGATCTGCGTGCCTGGATCGCCGCCGACGATCTGCAACAGGTCGTCGATCACCACCGCCGATGGGTCCGAGAGCGTCGACGAATAGTGGCAAACCAGCCGACGCCACTTGTCCCCGGCCACGGTGCGGCTGTAGCGGATCGGGTTCTCTTCGAAGAACCGGCGGCACTCGGACGACAGTTTCGTCAGGACCTTTTCTCCGTCGCACAAGGTGGTTTGCGATCCCTTGCGCGGCGCTTCCTGGCAGTAGAACCAGGTGATGTCCGGCCAAAATGGCGAGTTGCCATTTTCGCAGTGCAGGCCGACCGCATCGCGCCCGGCATCCACCAGTTGTGCGGCGCCACCGACCATCACCCGTGCCGGGTCCAGGCTCAGCCGCGAGCTGTTCTTGCGGACAAAGGCGCTGAAGTCTTCAGCGCTGTGAATGCAATTGCGAAACAGCACGACGCCATAATGACCCAGCAGTTCGTACAGTTCAGGTTTGCCCAGGCTGTCGAAGTGACGTGGCTCGATGATGGAGACCGCTGGACTTTCAGAGTGATAGGCAGGCGAGTTCATTGGTTGCATTCCCTTGCAGAGTGGAGAAAACGGTGGCGATATCGGCGCGCTTCGGGCGGCCGGTCACGGTATAGAGTTGCTCGAGCAACGGATCGTCCTTGGTCAGCAGCCACAGGCGACTGGGCCGCTCGATGTCGGAGAAACGCCGACCGGACCAGTTGGCCAGCTCGGTGCGATCCGGCAGCGCCTCGACGCAGAGCAGGGCTACCAGGCCATGCTGCTCGTCGAAGAACACGGCGGCGTCACGCACCCCCGGAAATTCGCGGTACTCCAGCTCGACCTGCTCCGGGCTGACGTTGCGGCCGTTGGGCAGGCAAATCACGTTTTTCTTGCGCCCGTGGACATACAGGTAGCCATCGGCATCCAGCTCGCCCAGGTCGCCGGTATCCATCCAGCCATCCTCGGACATCGAGCAGGCGCTGGGGTCCAGCCCCGAATAGCCACTGAACAGCGAGCTGCTCTTGACCTCGATGGTCTGGTCGGCGCCGATACGCACCTGCACATGTGCCAGGGGTTTGCCGACACTGCCCAGGCGCTGGTGTCGAGCCGTGTTCATGCTCACCACCGAGGCGTTCTCGGACAGTCCATAGCCCTGGAACACCGGGATACCGTCCTCGGCCAGCGCCTTGAGGATGTCCACGCTCACCGCCGCACCGCCGCAGGTGATATGCACCCCGCTATGCAGGTAGCGTGAAAGCCGCTCCCCCTGCTCGTCGCCCCGGGCCAGTTGTTCGTAAAAACGGTTGAGCATCACCGGTGGCACCGTCATCGCCGTCGGCTCGACGCGCAGCAGCCAGTCGACCAGGCTTTGTGGCGAAGCACCCGGCTCGCCCAGCAGGGGCTCCTCTTCGGGCAGGAAGAACACCGTGCCGCCGGCCAGCAGCGGCAGATACGCCGCAGTCACCTGTTCGAGCAGCAGGCTCAGCGGCACCAGCGACAGGTAGCGGCGGTGGGCACCTGCCGGCATGCCCTGGCGCAGGGAGGTCAATACCGCGCCTACCGCTGCGGTGCCCAGCCGTACGCCCTTGGGTCGGCTGGTCGTGCCCGAGGTATGGATGATCTTGCAGATCCACTCGCCTTCGTCCGGTGTACCGAGCAACGCCGGCTCCATGGCCGGCACATCGATACGGCGCAGGCGCTCCTCGGGGAAGTCCAGCCGCCAGCGTTCGCTCAGGGTACGCAGGCCGGCCTGGTCGACCAGGAAACCATCACAGCGGGCGGCCAGGTGTTCGGCCTGGGATTGGCTGAACGCCAGTGGCAAGGGCAAGGCCGTCACCCCGGCGAACAGGCAGGCCAGGTCGGCCACCAGCCAATCGCTGCTGTTGCGTGTCACGATGCCCAGTACCACGCGCTCGCCGGCGGTGCCCGCGCTGAAACGCCGTTGCAACTCGGCGGCCAGGCTCAGGGCCCGATGCTCCAACTGACCATAAGTCAGGGTGTTGCCCTGCTCCGGGCCGCTCGCCGCACAATCGACCGCGCAGATGGCGTCACGGTTGGCTTGCAACGCCTGCCGCAACTCGGCAATGAATGAACCACTCATGGCTGGGCCCTCGCTGGCAGGTCGGTCGGAAGCTGGCTGAACAGCGTGTTCAGGGTCATGGCCGCGAAGCGCGAGCGCTGGGGGTCGACGCGGATGAAACCGGTGACGGGTTGCTTGGAGTAGTAGCTGCCCCAACTCTGACCGCTGTCGTTGGCCAGGCGATCCGGATCGGCGTCAAGCAGCGGCTCGAACACGATCTGGCAGCTCTCCATCATCTCCCGAACCCGCGGTGTAACGGTGCACAGCAGGTAGTGGGCACCCATACACCAGGCCAGCAGCGGGATCATGTTGACCATGATGATGCCCGCCGTCATGTGATGGGAGATCAGGTTGCCAATCTCGGCGATGTTCGCGCGATCGATGTTCTTGTCGAAACGGCGCGACAGAATCGTCTCCACCGGCTCCGACAGGTATTGCTCGGAGAACAACGTTCGATGATCGGCAAAAGTTATACCGGCGCAAGAAAGAATCCGCTCGTCGGCGTCCTGCGTTAGAGCAAAGTATTGCGGGTTGGGCTCCACGTTGGCTTTATAAGAGCTGCGAAATTTTTCTTTCACAACTTGCGTCGCCTGTAACCACAAGGGTGTCTGATTTTCCGTGACACGTACCAACATTTCGTCCTCCTCCGTCCCTGTGCAGGGGTACTGAAAATGTGAGAGGCGAATATATGGATGAGTCCCGGCGGAGGCTATTTAAAAAATAAATTGCATCCGCTAATATACAAATACGTCGAAACACTAAAATCATGACGAAAGTAATACCAATGGATTTTCATCGAGACGGATCTCTTATGCTCAATAGCAATTTGCTTAGAAAGCTGGACATGCAGGACCTGGTGGTATTCGTCGCGATATATGAGCAGAGCAGCGTCACCGAGGTATCCGAAACCCTTTGCGTCAGCCAGTCCACCGTCAGCTACTGCCTGAAGAAGCTGCGGACCAGCTTCGAGGACGAGCTGTTCATCCACACCCGCAATGCCATGTGGCCCACCAGCAAGGCCACCAGCATGTACAGCCATGTCACCAATATCATCAAGAGCATCAATCTCTGTCACTCCGAAACCAAGCCCTTCGACCCGGCGAAAAAAGAGATAGTCTTCAATATCTGTGCTCCTGAATACTTTGAGCTACTGATTCTCCCGACACTTCTTAAAAGTTTTATCAAAAGCAGTTTTCCAGTCATTATCAATGTTCATAAGTTTCACAAGGACATCCCTGTAGAGAAACTCTCGGACGGCCGCTTCGACCTGGTTATCTGTTCCGGCCCAAACTTCCACCCCGACGCCAAAAGTTTCAAATCCAAGATACTGCTGGATGATGATCTGGTCTGCGTGGTCGACAAGAGCTTTGCGCCAGCTGGGAACAAGTTTAATCTCGAAAGTTTCGTCGCCCGCCAGCATATATTCCCAACGCCCTGGATGTCGGATACCAACATGGTCGACGGCTGGCTTGGCAAACAAGGTTATATCCGGCAGATCGTTGCCCGGGCCAACAGTTATGTAGCGGCACTGGAGATGATCAATGGAACGGACCTGATCCTGACTCTGCCACGGCGCATCCAGATGCTGATCTGCAATGAAGCGAAATTCGCTCTCTGCAAGCCACCGGCGGGCCTTCCCAGCTTCACCATGGACATGCTCTGGGACCGCAAGGCCGGCCAGAACAGCGCCAATGCCTGGCTGCGCGAGCAGATCGCCAAGGTGTGCGCCTGAGCAGGTGCGCCTCCTGCCTGGCCGGTAACCTCCCTGGCGCCGGCCTCGCTCCCGGTTTCATCAAGCGCGTCGCACTCAATGAGTGCAATTGATTAGCAGTAGCATACACAGGACTCGCAGATGTCTGCCGTTAGTTGGGAACGTCAGACAATCTGCCCAATCCTCTATCCACAGACGCCAAAATCGACATCCATGTCTATCCCCCCGACAGACATCCTCTTAGATGCTCTTGCATCGGTTCTGAATCACCCGGCTGTTTCCCGGACCTTTTCCAAGTAGACAAACGCCGCCGGCAATATATTGGCGTCATCACTTGGCTTACATTTTTTTGCAAATACGCGCTTGGCCTGGTGGCGCCAATCGTAGGACAACTGAACTCCCGATGCGCCAGGCTCAATAAGCCTAAATGGACTCGCCCCCTTGTAACCCGCAAAACCTTGGAAACATTGGCCGTTCCTTTGCACACGATCAGCGAAGTATTTTCTTACAACCCCCCGAGAATGCACTGACTATCTCGTTCAGGGAGTTTGGATCGATTATCTGATCAGGGTTGCTGTCCGGGATAAAACACTCCGCAAGCAGCTTCTATCTTCAAGGCCAGGATATGAACGACGTGCTGACATCCCGTGAACAGGCCACACAAAGGACCAGACCCCATCGACGCGGCCCGGAGAGCGAAATGCAAAACCTCGTATCCCGATCCACCCTGATCCGCACCGAGAAGCATCTGACTCAAAGGATTGCCGAGCTGGGACATAGCTTGCGCGGCTCGATCATGGAGCTGCAGACCTCGGTCAGACAGCAGGGTGAACAGATTGCCGTGCTGACCAGGACCGTCTCCACGCAGCGTACTGAACTGCGAGCGGAAATCAGGGAGCAAGGCAATCAATTACGAGCGCTGATCGACCAACAGCGCATCGAGCTGCGCTCTGAAATCAAGGACCAGGGCCACGAGCTGCGAGCATCGCTGCAGGAGCAAGGTAGTGAGTTTCGGCTTGCCCTGGAAAAACAAGGCAGTGAGTTTCACCTTGCATTGGAGAAGCGAGGCAATGAGCTGCGTACAGACATGGAGAAGCAAGGCAATGAACTGCGCACAGCAATGGCGAAGCAAGGCAGTGAACTGCGTGCAGCCATGGAGAAGCAAGGCAATGAACTGCGCACAGCCATGGAGAAGCAAGGCAATGAACTGCGCACAGCCATGGAGAAGCAAGGCAGTGAACTGCGTGCAGCCATGGAGAACCAGAGCAATGAGCTGCGCGCAGCCATCAAGGACCAGGGATACACGCTGAAGACATCGATCACTGAACTGAAGATGGATACCGAGTCGAGATTCAAACTCGTGTACTGGCAGCTCGGGATCATCTTTGCGGTCCTGATGCTTCCGCTGGGCCGGTTGGCCTTCGACATGGTTTTTGGAAAATAGCGGTTTCAGCCAAGCAGCCTCGTCCTTGTGGCCGCCGCTTTCTCACTTTTACCTCGATTGACCATTGCAGCGAATCAGGACGCGGGTAGCACCTCACTGCCAGGCGTGGTCCGGTCGATCAGGCGAATGCTGTCACGCCCACCCCGCTTGGAATCGTAAAGTGCTGCATCGCTCTGCTCGATCAGGGCCGCCAGGCTGCTGGGCGGCTGGTCGAAGAGATTGGCACCAATACTCAGGGTTACCGCTTGAGGGGTGTTGAAGGTCTGGTGAACGTTCTGATAGAACTGCTCACGCAACACATCGCCCAAGTGCACCACCTGCTCGTGCGAGGTGTCGCTCAACAGGATAACGAATTCGTCCCCTCCCAGACGGGCGGCCAGCGCACCTTCAGGCAATATCGAACGAATCATCTCGCTCAGCGCGACGAGCAACCGGTCCCCGGCGGTGTGGCCGTAGAGGTCGTTGATCTGCTTGAAGTGGTCGACATCGATCAGCAGCAAGGCCCCCGGTCGAGCACCCGAGACCTCTTCGAACAGCCGTGGGGCACGTACTTCCAGGGCGCGGCGGTTGTACAGCGCGGTCAGTGGATCACGAGCCGCCAGCCGCGCGATCCGCTTCTCCCGGCGATAGCGCTCGGTACCGGTCATCGACAACGCGATCAGCATGACTGCCATCACGCCCTCGACCAGGGAAATCTGGATGATCTCGCCACGAAACGCGGCAAGGTCGATCAAGGTGCCTGGAAGGATCGTCGACAGCGCCTTCATCAGATAGAAAACCCCGTGGATCAACAGGACATAACGCAGTTGCACGGCCCCCACGCTCAACGAGTTGCCGTGCGGGCGCAGCAGAAAACTGGCACGCAGGGTCACCAGGGACACCATCAGCGAGTTGACCAGCATCATGATCTTCGACCACGAGGGATCATTGGGCAGCAACAGCATGGCAACCCAGACCACGACAACCAGGAACCAGATACGGGAGAGACGTGTTTCCGTGAATCGCGCAACGCCCATCAGGAAAAGCCAGTGGGCGGTGACGAGCAGGCCGTTGGCAAACCAGAT of the Pseudomonas vanderleydeniana genome contains:
- a CDS encoding TauD/TfdA family dioxygenase: MNSPAYHSESPAVSIIEPRHFDSLGKPELYELLGHYGVVLFRNCIHSAEDFSAFVRKNSSRLSLDPARVMVGGAAQLVDAGRDAVGLHCENGNSPFWPDITWFYCQEAPRKGSQTTLCDGEKVLTKLSSECRRFFEENPIRYSRTVAGDKWRRLVCHYSSTLSDPSAVVIDDLLQIVGGDPGTQIDFNPADDSIHYAFSTPAILVSEFSQRPAFANSILGPSFNYEAPVIDTVSGQPIPVEFLAEIAAVTAQETYPVGWRDHDMVMIDNRRVMHGREAIVDDRRRIFNALSYR
- a CDS encoding LysR family transcriptional regulator, which gives rise to MLNSNLLRKLDMQDLVVFVAIYEQSSVTEVSETLCVSQSTVSYCLKKLRTSFEDELFIHTRNAMWPTSKATSMYSHVTNIIKSINLCHSETKPFDPAKKEIVFNICAPEYFELLILPTLLKSFIKSSFPVIINVHKFHKDIPVEKLSDGRFDLVICSGPNFHPDAKSFKSKILLDDDLVCVVDKSFAPAGNKFNLESFVARQHIFPTPWMSDTNMVDGWLGKQGYIRQIVARANSYVAALEMINGTDLILTLPRRIQMLICNEAKFALCKPPAGLPSFTMDMLWDRKAGQNSANAWLREQIAKVCA
- a CDS encoding apolipoprotein A1/A4/E family protein; the protein is MQNLVSRSTLIRTEKHLTQRIAELGHSLRGSIMELQTSVRQQGEQIAVLTRTVSTQRTELRAEIREQGNQLRALIDQQRIELRSEIKDQGHELRASLQEQGSEFRLALEKQGSEFHLALEKRGNELRTDMEKQGNELRTAMAKQGSELRAAMEKQGNELRTAMEKQGNELRTAMEKQGSELRAAMENQSNELRAAIKDQGYTLKTSITELKMDTESRFKLVYWQLGIIFAVLMLPLGRLAFDMVFGK
- a CDS encoding thermostable hemolysin produces the protein MLVRVTENQTPLWLQATQVVKEKFRSSYKANVEPNPQYFALTQDADERILSCAGITFADHRTLFSEQYLSEPVETILSRRFDKNIDRANIAEIGNLISHHMTAGIIMVNMIPLLAWCMGAHYLLCTVTPRVREMMESCQIVFEPLLDADPDRLANDSGQSWGSYYSKQPVTGFIRVDPQRSRFAAMTLNTLFSQLPTDLPARAQP
- a CDS encoding AMP-binding protein, encoding MSGSFIAELRQALQANRDAICAVDCAASGPEQGNTLTYGQLEHRALSLAAELQRRFSAGTAGERVVLGIVTRNSSDWLVADLACLFAGVTALPLPLAFSQSQAEHLAARCDGFLVDQAGLRTLSERWRLDFPEERLRRIDVPAMEPALLGTPDEGEWICKIIHTSGTTSRPKGVRLGTAAVGAVLTSLRQGMPAGAHRRYLSLVPLSLLLEQVTAAYLPLLAGGTVFFLPEEEPLLGEPGASPQSLVDWLLRVEPTAMTVPPVMLNRFYEQLARGDEQGERLSRYLHSGVHITCGGAAVSVDILKALAEDGIPVFQGYGLSENASVVSMNTARHQRLGSVGKPLAHVQVRIGADQTIEVKSSSLFSGYSGLDPSACSMSEDGWMDTGDLGELDADGYLYVHGRKKNVICLPNGRNVSPEQVELEYREFPGVRDAAVFFDEQHGLVALLCVEALPDRTELANWSGRRFSDIERPSRLWLLTKDDPLLEQLYTVTGRPKRADIATVFSTLQGNATNELACLSL
- a CDS encoding GGDEF domain-containing protein; the protein is MSLDPTTMLTLTIALAAAAALYLAIEWRSVREPSLLFWSSGFATISIGSTLALLRGSGFLLIGIWFANGLLVTAHWLFLMGVARFTETRLSRIWFLVVVVWVAMLLLPNDPSWSKIMMLVNSLMVSLVTLRASFLLRPHGNSLSVGAVQLRYVLLIHGVFYLMKALSTILPGTLIDLAAFRGEIIQISLVEGVMAVMLIALSMTGTERYRREKRIARLAARDPLTALYNRRALEVRAPRLFEEVSGARPGALLLIDVDHFKQINDLYGHTAGDRLLVALSEMIRSILPEGALAARLGGDEFVILLSDTSHEQVVHLGDVLREQFYQNVHQTFNTPQAVTLSIGANLFDQPPSSLAALIEQSDAALYDSKRGGRDSIRLIDRTTPGSEVLPAS
- a CDS encoding aspartate aminotransferase family protein, translating into MSSTLSHEQLLDDCQRHWSASAAKLYRLGKTSVEQHTDGIYVTDHAGKRFIDCACSYGVFIVGHRNPLVREQVQNQLNRLAWVPEGRVHPLQHALSERLRDLVPGEWGDVQYMVSGAEAIEQSLRYVLKVQRNRRGIVVMGDSYHGKTLAAMSILGQQQHHRSYGTHADQVTYVPYGDFAALQKAVGEGVCAVYVEPILGGAHLQVPPVGYMANIRALCDATDTLLVADEIQTGFGRCGKWFAVQYDEVVPDIMILSKGLTGGYTSFACALYSQRLSQQFPLLEIEPDQRTQGGHPVACASALAAIDYIEEHDLVERSRVNGGLLRHGLQRLAERYPDIVEDVPGVGLMTGLRLRGSVYEALMSMELGKRGIHAGHSMNEKARRPVLRFYPPLNITPEALRHVLTMTEEALEAIARRPKLGVKAFSLVVRNMYQIPNKLLRSKAEA
- a CDS encoding amidase, whose translation is MFNPDTLTLREMAGLLRRGALSSTELLEFYLQRMAERNKAINAVIQLESIDELRRQAREADELAARGVFLGPLHGVPLTIKDVCHVRGFRMSRGLEELLGEPSERDATVVARLREAGAIILGITNVPELCMAFETENLLYGRTLNPYDAGRSAGGSSGGEAAAIAAGCSPAGLASDACGSVRIPAHFNGICGLKLTQGRVPLTGQFPNDRSGLFHLTSAFGVMGRYVDDLALLGPLISGADGQDPDTVDVPFAEGKPLNELRVALSWASSRTQASRAVKNVLQRVEACLQGVVADVSPAVPPMLDEACDILWRVFITGADAGRSWQRLFQAMGKQNSTPATAELVRRSEQVELSVDELKRDWIAIDTFRYQLAKFFSEHDLFICPVYPDVAFAHGESLADRDRYAYVFPFSLSGSPAVVIRAGHDPDSGLPIGIQLVGPHWQEERLLAVAAFLERQLERWTPVNPRGPAGR
- a CDS encoding aminotransferase class III-fold pyridoxal phosphate-dependent enzyme; amino-acid sequence: MKNNDKQIITGQYETYTDGAGRRIVDLSGGFGFQVPQVIEAVSRQAGIMGLSNRVLMSEPLIGLCRTLAGLLPAPLVSSYVCSSGDEAFEGALKLCKGLKPKGNTIVFVQGGDYGSLSYGRCLGASSDYQEIQSFLGFKKVAIRQVADLDQVDWADCFAVCHTSTVIDDSGRLRLIEQALLDQLQARASKVSAPVIAVDVQTCLGSLGKLFGFQHYQNTPDIVVLGGALGGGAIPIGTYTCSEEMAYQVYGRSSPAKHGSTTAGNPMACVAALTALDYVRQHECARQCLDNGRSLAQVLAPLGAVAHGGWVGLPLPGDLSPAELCQILYERGVYVTAPRGRELILRCPVTARPEPIQRAAQTIKETLSHVLNSVA